CTTCTGTCTGCTCCTTCAGTATAGTCTCTATTAAAATAGTGCATATTAGGAATCAGACCTACTCCACCTTTTCCATTATAATACCCCCAGATATCCTGTGAATAGCTACCAATAGATGGCTTACTTTTTTCATTGTAATCAAAAGAATATTTACTGTTTTCCAACAAGTTTTCGACTCTTAGAAGTTTTAATCTGTAATTCCTATATGCTGAAGTGATAATATCCGAAGATGTAAAATAATCGTGAACCAATCTGAGATTTTTTATTATTTTATTATTTTGATTATCAACTACTGTTATTTCATCTAATGCATAGGTATTTTCAGGAGTATCTGTAAAGATATCTTTTCTGCCAGTTGCCCCATTAATGGTATTGGTATAATTAAATTTTAGGGTTTCGTTGTTATAAATAATCTCTGTAGGCAATTTATCAATATAACGGTTGGTTGTAGCAGTATGGATGTTTTTTTGCCCCGCTACACATGGATCAAATGCTATAGGGATCGGATAATACAGATCGGTATAGCCATGAGTAATACTTTTATATGACATATACTTGTCATATTTAAATATAATTTCCTCCTTATTGGGAAACGTAATTTTGTCTAATAAGAATGATGCTCTATACGCAAAAGGAGATGTGTTCAGTAAAGACAGAGAATTTCCTACTTTCAAAGTATAAATAATACCTTGGGGATCAATAATAGTAAATTCATTATTCATATCAGAATAAGAAATTTTGATATTGTCATAAGGAATAGTATGAAAGTTTCCATTGGTATCTCTTGTGAAAGAACCTGATATAGTAGGAAGACTGTAATGATAGATATCGGGTTCTGTATCTACTGCATCATCTCTGATGGCTTGCAATTTAACAAGAATTTCTGTAGGGAAAGTTTCAAAATTGACAGCGCTAGTATATTGATAATCATAAATATTGCTTGGGAACCATCGGGAGGAGCTATTTAAATCCTCTTTACCGTGAACTTCAACAGAAATACTATTGGGTATAGACAAGGCCCATCCCAAACCAACAGTACTTGATGTTTCATCCACTTTTATTCCTCCTGTATTATAAGTAAGGCTGATAGGAATAGAAATACCAGATTTTGTGGAGATAGTGTGCAAAGGCACAGAAACATTGAGTTTTCCTGTTCTGTAATCTACCGGGAAATCTCCCGCTTTGAACATGCTATAGGTCTCAGGAGTAGTAGGAATAATCTTTTGAAGATTAACCTCTCCTCCTATAGAAGTTTGACCCCAACCCATTACAGCTGACAATGCGGATGCCAGAAATATTATTTTTTTCATGGTATTTTTTATTTCTTAATCAGCTTTGCATTTGCTGTTTTGTTATTATCTGTTTTTATGGTTACTAAGTAGGTGCCTTGTACCAAAGCCTGGGTATTCATCTTAGTCACTCTATTTTTGGTTTTAAAGTTCTGAAGCTGTCTTCCGCTCATATCATACAGCATAATATCTGCTTCTTTAAAATTAAAACCGATTTCTACATAGGCATAGTCTGATACCGGATTCGGGTAGATCTTCATTTCATATTTGGCAATCAGATCACTGACCTGCTTGTCACCCAGCTTTACAATCTTCCAGTTTTCTTTTCCCAGTTCTTTGGCACTGGTCCCAGCTAATACAATAGAACCATCTCTGTTTAATTTCAAATCTGAAAGCCGCTCTTCTTTTTGTCTGGATTCTCCTGTTATATGTTTTCTCCATTGTTCATTCCCGTTGCTGTCTAAATAAAGCATCCAGAAGGTTTCATCATCTTTTTCGATTCTTCCCTCGGCCTGGGTATAACCGCCTAATAAAATTCCTTTGGTGATGTCTTGATTCGTATCTTGACTCTGTATTACACTCATTCCCATCAGAATATCACGGTTTTTGAAATTGTAGGACTTTTGCCACTGCTCATCGCCTCTTTCATTAAGAGCAATGATCCATAGATCCGTACCTTCTTCAATACCTACTGTTTTGTTTCCTGATCGTTCGGATCGGGATTCACCACCAATAACATAACCATTTGATATTAATGCCAAGGTTCTAATATGGTCGTCTCCCTTACCTCCAAAGTTCTTTTCCCATTCTACTTTTCCATTTTTATCCAGTTTGACAATCCAGTAGTCGCCTTCGCCGAAGTTGCTGCTGGCTTTTGGCTTTTGGCTAATGGCTGTTGGACTAACAGATTGTTCACCTAAAGACTTCTCTTCGCGGGTTCTAGCTCCTGAACCCATATCACGAACCTCAGAACTTCTGGAATAAATTCCTAATAAAGCTCCACCGTCTTTGGTTGGAATCATTTTTTCGACTTCGTCTAAGCCTTTTCCGCCTAATATCAATTGAGAAAGTTCTTTACCGTCTTTGTCGAGCCTGGTTATCCAGACATCTTTGGAACCATAGCCTTTGGAAGAGTTCTGGACATTTCCGGCGACAAAAAAGCCTAAGTCTGTCGTTTGAATAACAGATTTAGCTTCCTCATCAGAAGAAGTACCCAATGTTTTCTGCCATAATTCATCACCGAATTCATTAATCCGGATGAGCCAAATATCGGAACCACCTTTGGAATCATCTTTTTTATCGAGTCCTTTTCCTGAATAAGAAGTTCTGGCTAAGAGAAATCCTCCATCCTGAGTGCTTACTGTTGCGGATAAATAGTCATGATTTTGTCCTGAGAAATACTTTTCCCAAGCCTGTTCTCCCTGCTGATTCAGCTTCACCAGATGGAAATCATAGCCGTTGTTTTGTTTATTGCCTTGTTGGAGTTTATCGCTCTGTATAGAGCTGCCTGTAATAAGATACTGCTGATCGATGGTCGTAGTCACCTGACTTAGAAAATCCTGAGTAGTGGATTGAATGTCTTTCTGCCAGAGTACTTCCTGAGCAGACATACCCAGAACCGTGCATACAGTACATGCACTGAGATAAATTTTTTTCATTCCCGTGTTGTTTTGAGTTTAATGATTAGGTTTTTAAATTCGCGCAAATTTAACTTTTTTTCGTTAGCACAAATCATATCTATGTGATTTAACACTAAATATTTGTAATGAATTACCGAATTTCATTACATTTTAATGATATTATCATATCCAAAGCTACCACAGCACAACGACAAAAGCTGTCGTATTTCTTCAATAAAAAAACCTTTGAAAAAATTTCAAAGGTTTTATTGATTTCTGCCTTGGAGAACTTCTTCTATCTCTTCCAGCGCAAATCCTTTTGCTTTTAATAAAATGAGTAAATGATATAAGAGATCAGCGGCTTCATTTTTAAAGAGAGTTTCATTATTATCTTTAGCCTCAATGACTAATTCTACAGCTTCTTCTCCTACTTTTTGAGCCATTTTGTTCATTCCTCTCTGATACAGTGAATAGGTATATGATTCATCAACTTTGCCATCAATTCTTTGGGATATTTTTCCTTCCAGTTCGTATAAAAAACCTTTTGAAGTCTTTTCTCCAAAACAACTGAAGCTTCCGGTATGGCATACTGTATTTGTGGGAATGACCTTAATCAGT
This Chryseobacterium sp. G0162 DNA region includes the following protein-coding sequences:
- the hisIE gene encoding bifunctional phosphoribosyl-AMP cyclohydrolase/phosphoribosyl-ATP diphosphatase HisIE, producing the protein MNIDFNKDNGLVPVVIQDNRTLQVLMLGYMNKEAFEKTKKEKIVTFFSRSKNRLWTKGEESGNFLTVRSIDIDCDQDTILIKVIPTNTVCHTGSFSCFGEKTSKGFLYELEGKISQRIDGKVDESYTYSLYQRGMNKMAQKVGEEAVELVIEAKDNNETLFKNEAADLLYHLLILLKAKGFALEEIEEVLQGRNQ
- a CDS encoding T9SS type A sorting domain-containing protein produces the protein MKKIYLSACTVCTVLGMSAQEVLWQKDIQSTTQDFLSQVTTTIDQQYLITGSSIQSDKLQQGNKQNNGYDFHLVKLNQQGEQAWEKYFSGQNHDYLSATVSTQDGGFLLARTSYSGKGLDKKDDSKGGSDIWLIRINEFGDELWQKTLGTSSDEEAKSVIQTTDLGFFVAGNVQNSSKGYGSKDVWITRLDKDGKELSQLILGGKGLDEVEKMIPTKDGGALLGIYSRSSEVRDMGSGARTREEKSLGEQSVSPTAISQKPKASSNFGEGDYWIVKLDKNGKVEWEKNFGGKGDDHIRTLALISNGYVIGGESRSERSGNKTVGIEEGTDLWIIALNERGDEQWQKSYNFKNRDILMGMSVIQSQDTNQDITKGILLGGYTQAEGRIEKDDETFWMLYLDSNGNEQWRKHITGESRQKEERLSDLKLNRDGSIVLAGTSAKELGKENWKIVKLGDKQVSDLIAKYEMKIYPNPVSDYAYVEIGFNFKEADIMLYDMSGRQLQNFKTKNRVTKMNTQALVQGTYLVTIKTDNNKTANAKLIKK